The nucleotide window ATATGTCATATATTGCGTACATTAACTACTAGATGTACTATATAGGCAACTATGGACGCGAATATCAATCTTGCTCAAATAGGCACCGAGTTGCGCAAACGACGCATCTCGCGCGGTCTCACGCAAGCCGAACTCGCCAAACGAGCCAATCTGTCTCGGGCATTGATCATCCGTGCGGAACAGGGGGACACCTCTATTTCGATTGGAAATTTCGCAAAACTGCTGGGCGCCACCGGGGGCGAACTTGCCGTTGAGACGGCACGCCGTCCAACTCTAGAGGAGGCCGCGGACTTATTTGCAGAAGATCATGCCTAGAGAGCCATTGCCCGAGCGTGTATCGCGGCTTGAGGTCGACACGCCTCAAGGATATGCCGGTCTTTTGGGCAACGAAAAAGGCAGCTATCTCTTCACCTACGATCGTTCGGCAACACCGGAACGCGAAGTCAGCCTATTGATGCCGTTGCGAACGACCCAGTATTCGAGCGGCGCGCTACAGCCTGTGTTTGCGATGAATCTTCCTGAGGGATTTATTCTTGAGGAGATACGCAATCGATTAGCGAAAGTAGCTCGCATAGATCCTCTCCTGTTGCTCGCGATAACAGGTGACAGCAATCCCATTGGCCGGCTCACAATGCGATGCGAGGCTCTCAGGGACCTTGTGCCGGACCGAGGGGCTGCGCCTAATGGAGAAAACCTTGAAGAGATTCTCCACTGGAATGGCACGGAGGACATTTTCCAAGATCTTGTCGAACGCTACGTTCTTCGATCTGGAATATCTGGCGTACAACCCAAAGTGGTCGTGCCCGAGCGCGCCCGAGCGAACACAAGCGAACTCATCATCAAGAGCGGTAGAGATGAGTATCACCATCTCGCTATAAACGAATACGTTTGCATGTCGATTGCCAGAGCGGCAGGCCTTCAGGTCCCGCAGTTCTGGCTCTCCGATAACCATCAGCTATTTGTGATGCGGCGTTTCGACGTCGCGTCTAGTGGCGAGCGGCTAGGGTTTGAAGACTTCGCTGCCTTGATGGGGAGAAATGCGGATAAAAAATACGAGGGGAGCTACATGCTGATCGCGCGCGCAATCAGAACCTTTGTCGCTCCCGAACACATGAGATCGGCGCTTGATCAGCTCTTTGACACCGTGGTTCTGAGTTGTGCAGTAGGCAATGGCGATGCCCACCTGAAGAATTTCGGGGTGCTATATGAGCATCCTCAGAAGGGTGACGTCCGCTTAGCGCCGGTCTACGACATCGTCAATACGACGATGTATCTTCCGAAAGATTCGCTTGCCCTGAAGCTCGGCACAAGCAAAGCCTTTGCTGGACATGCTCGTCTCCTCGAATTCGCCAAAGAGTGTGATGTATCAGACGGGCCTAACAGAATCGCGCGCATCCTCGAAGCAGTAGAGAAGGAGTTGCAGTCGAACCAGGAGTTGCTTGTAACCGCTCCCGATTTGACAGAAGCAATTCTAAGCAACGCGAACCGACTCGAAGGCGGCTAAAGCCCGTTGCAGGTCTTTTAAGATGCTTAACAGTTAGCTTGCTACCGCGGAGGCCTGAGTCCGGCTCTCGCCAATCAAGATACGGAGAGCGCTATGTTGATCACTGCGAAGGCGCATTTGATAGCGACATATTGCGCGCGCGAGCGCTTCTCACTCACGCGCAGACCTTGCCCGCCAGCGTGCTCTAGGGCGACATTCTTCGAGCCTGTTGGATGATGGGTGTGGGCGCTTGCGATGGCTATTTCTCTGATGCCTATGCAGACCTCGTGTCGAGGGCAATTCGCGCTCTAAGTCAACCGATCGAGGACCGATGCTCGTGTCAATGACAGGTACAACCGACCATGATGTGGTCGTCGCGCTGCAGGCAGAAAACGCTCGCCTTGTCGCACTACTTGAGGCCCATGGCATCGAATGGCGCCCCTCGCGTGAGCCGTCGGTTTCGCTGACAATTTCGGACTCGAAACTTAGCAAAGAAAAGAGGATCGCCCTTTTTCGTCGGCTGTTTCAAGGCCGAAGCGACATCTATCCAATTCGGTGGGAAAGCAAGTCGACCGGCAAATCCGGTTACGCACCGGCCTGCTCCAACGAGTGGCGCCCGGGGATTTGCGAGAAGCCGCGCATCAAGTGTTCCGACTGTGGCAATCGTCAATTCATTGCCTTGTCCGACGCAGTCATCTATGACCACCTTATCGGGAAACAGACGATCGGCGTCTACCCGTTGCTTCCCGGCGACACCTGCCACTTTGTCGCCGTCGATTTCGATAAAGCCGAGTGGAAGGATGATGCACGAGCCTTCGTCCAGAGTTGTCACGAGCTTGGCGTGCCGGTCGCGCTCGAAATCTCGCGCTCGGGCAACGGCGCGCATGCATGGGTGTTCTTTGCCCGTGCCGTCCATGCGAGAGATGCCCGGCGTTTGGGCACAGCGATCATCAGCTACACGTGCGCGCGTACTCGGCAGCTCGAGCTCGATTCATACGACAGACTGTTTCCCAATCAGGACACGATGCCAAAGGGTGGTTTCGGCAATCTGATTGCGTTGCCTCTGCAGAAGAATCCTCGCGAGCGAGGGTTCAGCGTATTCGTCGACGATTCCCTGAATCCACATTCGGACCAGTGGACTTTTCTCGCAAGCATCAGGCCAATGGCATCCGACGACATAGAGCCAGTAATCCTGCGCGCCACGGGTGGTGCACACCCATTGGATGTGACCTTCATCGATGAAGAGGATTACGCGGAGCCGTGGAAACGACCGGCGTCTGGCGCCTACGAGCTGGACTGCGCACTTCCAACTTCGCTGACGATCACGGTCGCCAACCTCGTCTACTTCGAAAAGGCGCAGCTACCGCAGCAGGTGGCAAACCGATTGATCCGTCTCGCTGCCTTCCAGAATCCTGAGTTCTACAGAGCACAGGCGATGCGATTCACGGTATGGGACAAACCGCGCGTGATCGGTTGTGCAGAAAACTATCCCAAACACATTGCGTTGCCGCGCGGCTGCCTTGAGGCAGCGATAGATCTCCTCAAGCGACACGGCATTCGATATGACCTGCGGGATGAACGACTGGAGGCTCAGCCGATCGACGTTGCGTTCGCCGGAACTCTGCGATCGGATCAGGACACGGCAGTGTCCACGATGGAGCAGCACGACATCGGAGTTCTGTGCGCGCCCACCGCTTTTGGCAAGACCGTGTCGGCAGCCGCGCTCATCGCGCGTCGCGGCGTCAACACCCTTGTGCTCGTGCATCGGACAGAGCTGCTGAAGCAATGGCAAGAGCGGCTACAGACGTTTCTTGGCGTTGGGAAAGGTGTTGTCGGCACGATCGGTGGTGGCAAATCCAAGCCGACGGGCAAGATCGATATCGCGGTCGTGCAATCACTTTCGCGGCAGGGGGAGGTCAATCCACTGGTAGAGATGTACGGTCACGTTGTCGTCGACGAGTGTCATCACGTCGGAGCTGTGTCGTTCGAGGCTATCCTGAAACGCGTCAAAGCAAGATATATTCTGGGTCTGACCGCTACGCCAATTCGTCGCGACGGTCAGCAGCCGATCATTTTCATGCAGTGCGGAACGATTCGGCACGTCGCTGCCAAGCCCGAGGGCGAGCCCAAGGAATTGGAGGTTGTCGCGCGACTGTTCGACAAACAGCTTCTCCTGCCCGAAAGCGCCAGCATCCAAGACGTATTCCGGCACCTGGCCAACGACGTTGATCGAACGGCGGTGATTGCCGCTGAGATTGCCGCTGCGTTCCAGAGTGGGCGCAAAGTCCTCGTACTCACGGAGCGCACTGACCATCTGGATGCGATCCTCGCCGCGCTCGCCGGAAAGGTAGAGAAGACCTCGGTGCTGCATGGCCGAATGTCAAAAAAACAGCGTACGAAATTGATTGCGGAGCTCAATGAACTTCCGCCCGACACGCCGCGTGTTCTGCTCGCCACAGGTAAGTTGGTCGGCGAAGGGTTCGATCACCCACCATTAGACACCTTGATATTGGCGATGCCGATATCGTGGAAGGGCACTCTGCAGCAATATGCGGGTCGCTTGCACCGCGAGCACGCGACAAAGGCCGACGTGAGGATCGTCGATCTCGTTGATACCGGTCACCCGGCTCTCCTGCGAATGTGGGACAAGCGGCAGCGCGGCTATCGGTCTATGGGCTACAAGTCTTCGCAGCTGGTCTAGCGGGCTATCCAAGCAGATTTCCTGGACACGAGCCGCGAGAAGTTGTGCGTTGCCGGTGCTCGCCAAACAACGGATCTTCACTTGCAGATGCCAACACAACCCCCTCCTCCGCCCTCCACCCCGTGACACCCCGTCACCTGAAAAAGCTTGGTTTCATCGACTACAGGCCTGGCAAGGACCATGAGTTTCAATGGGTGCTACTCCTGAACCCCCACCGGATAATTCAGCAGCTCGGTACCGAAGTTCAACAAAGGCACTGGACGGGTCTGCTCGACCGTGCCAACGAGGTCGGAGCTACAGATTTTGATTCTCCGCCAACTCCGATCGCGCCGACCAGTTCGGATCCGTTCGCCCAACAACCCGAAGGTGGCCAGTCGCGAAACTGAGGATCGAATACGAGTCCGGGCGCCGCAGCCGAGCGCCACGAGACGTTCTGGCCTCCACGCTTAAGCTCCTC belongs to Terriglobales bacterium and includes:
- a CDS encoding DEAD/DEAH box helicase family protein; translation: MLVSMTGTTDHDVVVALQAENARLVALLEAHGIEWRPSREPSVSLTISDSKLSKEKRIALFRRLFQGRSDIYPIRWESKSTGKSGYAPACSNEWRPGICEKPRIKCSDCGNRQFIALSDAVIYDHLIGKQTIGVYPLLPGDTCHFVAVDFDKAEWKDDARAFVQSCHELGVPVALEISRSGNGAHAWVFFARAVHARDARRLGTAIISYTCARTRQLELDSYDRLFPNQDTMPKGGFGNLIALPLQKNPRERGFSVFVDDSLNPHSDQWTFLASIRPMASDDIEPVILRATGGAHPLDVTFIDEEDYAEPWKRPASGAYELDCALPTSLTITVANLVYFEKAQLPQQVANRLIRLAAFQNPEFYRAQAMRFTVWDKPRVIGCAENYPKHIALPRGCLEAAIDLLKRHGIRYDLRDERLEAQPIDVAFAGTLRSDQDTAVSTMEQHDIGVLCAPTAFGKTVSAAALIARRGVNTLVLVHRTELLKQWQERLQTFLGVGKGVVGTIGGGKSKPTGKIDIAVVQSLSRQGEVNPLVEMYGHVVVDECHHVGAVSFEAILKRVKARYILGLTATPIRRDGQQPIIFMQCGTIRHVAAKPEGEPKELEVVARLFDKQLLLPESASIQDVFRHLANDVDRTAVIAAEIAAAFQSGRKVLVLTERTDHLDAILAALAGKVEKTSVLHGRMSKKQRTKLIAELNELPPDTPRVLLATGKLVGEGFDHPPLDTLILAMPISWKGTLQQYAGRLHREHATKADVRIVDLVDTGHPALLRMWDKRQRGYRSMGYKSSQLV
- a CDS encoding helix-turn-helix transcriptional regulator, with amino-acid sequence MDANINLAQIGTELRKRRISRGLTQAELAKRANLSRALIIRAEQGDTSISIGNFAKLLGATGGELAVETARRPTLEEAADLFAEDHA
- a CDS encoding type II toxin-antitoxin system HipA family toxin, with the translated sequence MPREPLPERVSRLEVDTPQGYAGLLGNEKGSYLFTYDRSATPEREVSLLMPLRTTQYSSGALQPVFAMNLPEGFILEEIRNRLAKVARIDPLLLLAITGDSNPIGRLTMRCEALRDLVPDRGAAPNGENLEEILHWNGTEDIFQDLVERYVLRSGISGVQPKVVVPERARANTSELIIKSGRDEYHHLAINEYVCMSIARAAGLQVPQFWLSDNHQLFVMRRFDVASSGERLGFEDFAALMGRNADKKYEGSYMLIARAIRTFVAPEHMRSALDQLFDTVVLSCAVGNGDAHLKNFGVLYEHPQKGDVRLAPVYDIVNTTMYLPKDSLALKLGTSKAFAGHARLLEFAKECDVSDGPNRIARILEAVEKELQSNQELLVTAPDLTEAILSNANRLEGG